In Procambarus clarkii isolate CNS0578487 chromosome 13, FALCON_Pclarkii_2.0, whole genome shotgun sequence, the genomic stretch AGTTGATTTCTAGGCTAACAAGTTGATCTCCCTCTCTACGTtatatgtatggtcttataaaaacccaTAAACCTTATAATCCAGTTagaccgattattagttcaattggttcggcggcttataaactttcTAAGTGGTTGgttaaagttttgtcccctatcgttggtactctttctaACTCGCACATAACTAACAATGTAGACTtaattaataagctatccacactaaaTTTGAAATTTgattttaaactttttttttttacttttttttttttacatgcaaagcatgcgatttaaatacaataaaaacgagaaaaaaacacagaaaacataaaataagaaaacaaaacaatagaccaccggccagatggCCGACAGCTCAGGACAACAAAAtacaaacacgataaatgcagGGAAAACACATCAGACATGAagacacaaaatagaaaacaattgtCAAACAAGCAAGTACAGTAACATTTCAAAAGAAAacatcataaaacaaaacaaacatcaagatgcataacagaaaacataacaggacaagcacaatacacaacaaacaaaacaaaataataaacaagtacaacatgtaaagtaataattaaaacaccagtgcaaacgtacagcacagaaacaagaCGAAGAaaaacacccacaccaaaccaaccgccctgcaacaaacaaagagcgaGGTCAAAATAAACAAcaataataaacaagcaacccATGCAAACAGAAAATAAACATAggtacatacacaacaacaaacacgcatcgacctgaaggaccgagaacaaaacacaacataaaggacatcatgaaacaaaacaagaaaatctCACAGCACACAGCAAGCTAAGAATAAAAACACATGTGAGCAATGCAGAAAGATAAGATACATGTCATAGTAAAATCAGCTTACATATTTGCCCAGGAACATGACCTGGGGATACCGCACATTAAACGCCTCCCAAATCAGCCACCTCCCCCAAGAGGCTTGACCCACCACCAGGGGCGCCATTTGAACTGGAACCCCGGCATCAAACAACCGCACACAGGAAACCCATATGGTGTCCCTCCAGACgcgagtaaccgccaccctatcccatacacctggaacccgctcatcagaaaagtcctccggcttctcagacagcaggaactcggcaacccAGGCCTCCAGGTCCTCCACAGTACAGGGCCggacagagggcaccaccacaggggcaccagcggccacgggcacaccaccagacgactgcagggaaccaaggcggcgcgcatcctttctcaaagtcaccaccaggccacgcccagcaccagcatcctcacCACCCCCGGCACCGGAAGACACcacaccccactgcggagagcccccgggcagggaaggaacaggaggaacacccgagacacaggcaccagccccagcaggcacatgtacctccgccaccaccaaccgtggagacaACGACTCATCCGGAGCCGCgccgtcaacacctgaagacccacagtcactgaagtccccaacattagcccaggcagtagacgaacgcctggaacgtttggcttcggccggatatcgtcagagccggaagcagatcCGGAAGCAGATCCAGAAGCACGGGCatcactagccggacgaaccgacgcccgacgcagaacggcagcagcctcgacCACAGGAGAAACACAGCAGGAGGTCCCGCAGCCAcctcagcacccagcacagcacgGACTCGAGGTACGGACGCAGAGCCAGGTCCCGCAAccgaagacgaggaagcagaCGGCGATGCTACACAGGGATTACCAGGAAGGTCCAcacgaagggaagggaactatcagggggggaaagcgccaagtcattacgactatatagcacttggaaggggtcaagataaggatttgggatgggaagggggggaaggaatggtgcccaaccacttggacggtcggggattgaacgccgacctgcatgaagcgagaccgtcgctctaccgtccagacagGAAACAACACCGCTTCCCGTGTTGGCCCTGCCCTGGCCGTGCCGCTCCCGTGGCCCTGCCACGGGAgcggcagggccagagacatggtcaggaggaacatccgacggcaccgcaacatccgggggagggtctgcaacaaccgggggaacgtcgggcGACGCCGGGGGAGCCTCTGCAGCGAACGGgatgctcacctcctcacccccagagtcctcctccaggggagcggcgggaaatcctcttcacggaacaagttcacgggagcgaccggatcagcagtacacccggcagcctgatgccccaacaagccacactggaagcaagtacggggttgtcAGGCATAAAACACCTGCACGTAGTAacccaacagccggacagaggacggaatgtccgacctcagtcgcatcccgagggtccgaatgttggtcctcacacccgaatacgtgtcAGACGAAAGTGAGTTCATCCGTACACTgatgacggagccgtacctctggaagaatcgccagGGGAGAGTCTCGGGAAACTCCAtggggcgccatgaacactggcatacgtcacagcaccactacggtccgaaatggtcacagacccagagctttcctgcagctgcaaagtacgtccctcgtacctccgtagaAAAGCACAGTACACCTCCTCatccacaaacttgatgacacggtgagcagtgaccagctcaacACCATATACGTCCCGAACTAAGActcgaagcatgtcactcaatactacgtccaccagcgggtaaccagcacggccagtaaactccaatccgatggagtttaaccgcacgacagcggaaatagggccgcccatcgcaaaacacgccacgtccctaccaccaggaacagcagggagggtaaagacacccacaccccctgctggcAAAAACGGCAACTACCCCAAACTACCGGAGCTGTCAAGCGACACGTCTTCACTCAACGGCAGCTCAGTAGCAACTCTTTTGATTTTAAACTAGTAAGTTTTTACGTGACTGGTTTATTCACTAgagtacctgttgatgatttgttagaatacctacgtgaggaactgcctaaatataatttgagcttgcagaccaataatgtgttggaacttatcaaattatgtataaaagacaattatttcagtttcaatggaaaaaatttcaaacaaacatttggaatggctatgggcaatcccctttccccagttttgAGCAATTTGTTTATGAAgttcttcgaaacaaaaatcttatccaggattatcccctcTAATGTAGTCTGGTTTAGGTATGTCGACGATATTTTGTGTTTATGGCCGAGTGACCAAAACCAaattgtttttcttaatgaacttaattctttggtaccttcaataaaattcacatgtGAAAATGagaagaatggtactcttccgtttttggacattatgattcatagagtcaatagaaggttcaaatttaatgtgtatagaaatCCTACCAACGTGGAGtcgtttgttcattattattcgaatcatcatagtaaagttaaacaggcagtatattgaggaatgtttcttcgagctttgagggtatgcagccctgagttttttgatgaagagatagctaaaatatatgaaattgggaagagtttacagtacgctaagatgtttttggattgttcgtttaggaaagctaaacgtacgttttataataatgtctccaaagcgaagccagaaaatagaaactcattggtggtacattatgcgatgggatttgagaaactttccccagtttttaagaaccttaatatcaatttggtgttcactaaaaaTATGATCAAgtgtaatttaataaaaaaaaaactcccctgggacagcaggttgtgtgtattcgattccctgtaatgattgtgtgtctgtgtaccttggaaaaacaggaaaatccttacaattacgtatgtcccaacatgcttataatataagaactgcccaaacgtctaatgctttgtatctacatacaattttgtgtgatcacactattaattgagatggggcgaaaagcattgccaattgcaatggctttgtggaaAGGAATTTAGTTGAGTCTGCCCTAATTCgtcaatgtccaaatcttctcaatgttagtactggtatgtacaaacttgacccagttttaagttacaatattacacaacagtttaagaaaaaactctgaaagggaggcttacaatgtctcattacaattttatattcatttattgtgtgttcatgaggcttttctttaatctttcatccttattctctgacagcTTAATCCTCTTTCACCATTCTAAGCTTAGCTATTCTTGTTTCtggtaattctttccctagagatgggttggtcaggttcctgGTGTTGGCGtgtatcctctctctctttctctagtaagtctggtgttgacaacagcTTCAACAGGCCGAAAAGTTATTCTCTCTTccccatatgtatatatatatatatatatatatatatatatatatatatatatatatatatatatatatatatatatatatatatatatatatatatatatatacatatatatatatatatatatatatatatatatatatatatatatatatacatatatatatatatatatatatatatacatatatatatatatatatatatatatatatatatatataatatacacatatatatatatatatatatatatatatatatatacatatatatatatatatatatatatatatatatatatatatatacatatatatatatatatatatatatatatatatatatattatacacacatatatatatatatatatatatatatatatatatatatatatatatatatatatatattatacacatatatatatatatatatatatatatgtcgtacctagtagccagaactcacttctgagcctactatgcaaggcccgatttgcctaataagctaagttttcatgaattaattgcttttcgactacctaacctacctaacctaacctaacctaactttttcggctacctaacctaacctagcctataaagataggttaggttaggttaggtagggttggttaggttcggtcatatatctacgttaattttaactccaataaaaaaaaattgacctcttacacaatgaaatgggttgctttatcatttcataagaaaaaaattagagaaaatatattaattcatgaaaacttggcttattaggcaaatcgggccttgcattgtaggctgaaaagtgagttctggctactaggtacgacatatatatatatatatatatatgtcgtacctagtagccagaactcacttctcagcctactattcaaggcccgatttgcctaataagccaagttttcctgaattaatatatttactataatttttttcttatgaaatgataaagcaatccttttatctatgtatgaggtcaatttctttttattggagttaaaattaacgtagatatatgaccgaacctaaccaaccctacctaacctaacctaacctatatttataggtaaggttaggttaggtagccaaaaaaagctaggttaggttaggttaggtaggttaggtagatgaaaaaacattaattcatgaaaacttggcttattaggcaaatcgggccttgaatagtaggctgagaagtgcgttctggctattaggtacgacatatatatatatatatacatatatatatatatgtcgtacctagtagccagaactcacttctcagcctactatgcaaggcccgatttgcctaataagccaagttttaatgaaataattgtttttcgactacctaacctacctaacctaacctaacctaacttttttggctacctaacctaacctaacctataaagataggttaggttaggttaggtagggttggttaggttcggtcttatatctacgttaattttaactaaaataaaaaaaaattgacgtcatacattatgaaatgggtagttttatcatttcataagaaaaagattagagaaaatatattaattcaagaaaacttggcttattaggcaaatcaggccttgaatagtaggctgagtagtgcgttctggctactaggtacgacatatatatatatatatatatatatatatatatatatatatatatatatatatatatatatatatatatatatatatatatatacatatatatatatatatatatatatacatatatatatatatatatatatatacatatatatatatatatatatatatacatatatatatatatatatatatatatatatatatatatatatatatatatatatatttatatatatatatatatatatatatatatatatatatatatatatatatatatatatagccagaacgTCGAACTCCGCCTActtctaggcccgatttgcctagtaagccaagttttcctgaatttaaatatttttcaatattttttcttatgaaattataaagctatccattttattttatatgaatgaattatttttaaatttgagttaaaactaccgtagatatatgaccgaacctaaccaaccctacctaatctaacctaacctatcttaagacTGGAGTTTTGctaggttcccagccatattggtgtgtccttaaatgagcgtgtggatgctgccactaaggaagctatccacaattgtcccatctcccgtaaaggtgctccttattctgacttctacccagttattcatttctcaatccttgcccgttggcagggtcgttggtcttctgttactggtaacaaactgcgtgctcttaagggtagtgtgtccgccatggccttcctcctacttccgtaaccggaggtgggaaacGGCTTTGGCAAGGTTAcatattggtcatacacgtttaactcacgggcacttaaagaagcgccgccctgctccttattgtccaaactgcattgttccTGTCATGGACATggttatccttgttgaatgtcttgtCCTCCTGGACGTGCTTTCCTCTTGCTTCTCaactgtccctcgcggtcacctgtccctataTAGCATCCTTGGTGAATCCGACACATTTGATATCAtttgccttatgcacttttgttcttgtattggcatcctaagTAATATTTAGCCCCTTTTGAATATCCAGCATTTGATGATGCTACATTGTCTCCTCAGCTTGTTgccatcttttgataattacttactgaaaTGAATTACTTATTTCTAAATGAACATTAGAAATATTCAATAAATATTTCCAAAATCAGTGAATAATGATGCATATTTCTAAAATAAGTAAAAATAATTGATTTGAATTGATTATTTtcaaactatttacagagttagcTGGCAGCCAGTGCCAAGAATCGTCGTGGGGGTCTAAATGTGACCCAGGATCGCTGTTCTCTTCTTAATTATGGCGACCCCGacaagcctatgttcatcccaaaCCCCAGACCATTGtctctgccaatttgggtgaaCCTGACCCCAAACGTCTGGCCTCATACTTGACGACAGACAATGTATCTTCTAGTATAGATAAGGTTGGTACCCAGCGttgtccgggtctgtctgtctcccatttgtccatatatctatctatccatctacctatACTTAACTATATATATTCATCtaccaatccatccatctatacatttatcaatccatccatcatctatacatctattcatctatcaatcCACTCATCTGTGTATCCATCTAGCTATCGATCTTTCTGTCCGTCTACCTAACGGCCTATTTACCACCTATCTATCCAACTGTCTGTccacctatctatccatccatttaaaaatctatttattcatctatccatccttcTACCAATCATTTCatccttatttatttatatatagaagagttCTTTTActattgtacagccaccagcaaccatagcgtttcgggcaggtccttaatccaatgTTCCCTGGAGTACGACCCACCaagtcgtttaacaaccaggtacccattcactgctgggtgaacagaagcaacagttaaggactggcgcccagtcaatcctccccggccatgaTAGAAACCCAGGGTAGATCGCTCAACAAGCGCGGGGCGAGGGTTATTTAATTTGGGTGACGGTAGCCTCAACCTTGTTGCCGCCAACTTTGAATAGACAAACATTATCTCTTATAGTATAGATGATATAGATACGAACAATAACTTGTGACAATACTTTATTAAACATGAAACTCGAGGACAACAGTAAGTGAGCGTTTACTAAGATGAACTTCTCCAGCGGTTAACTGTTACACATACGAGTGTTTACTCGAGCTATTGTTTACACTAACTAGTGTTTATCACAGCTAGTGTTTACACTAACTAGAGGTTATCACAGCTAGTGTTTACACTAACTAGTGTTTATCACAGCTATTGTTTACACTAACTAATGTTTGTCACAACTAATGTTTACACTAACTAGTGTTTATCACAATTAGTGTTTTCACTAGTGTTTATCACAGCTAGTGTTTTCACTAACTAGTGTTTATCACAGCTAGTGTTTACACTAACTAGTGTTTATCACAGCTAGTGTTTACACTAACTAGAGTTTACATTAACTAGTGTTTGCACCAACTAGTGTTTACACTAACTAGAGATTATCACAGCTAGTTTTTATCACAGCTAGTGTTTACACTAACTAATGTTTGTCACAACTAGTGTTTACACTAACTAGAGTTCACATAAGTGAGTGTTGACACTTGAAAGTGTTGACACAAGTAAGTGTTGTAGTAGAAAGAGGAGGTATACATGTGCATATATGTATTATGAGAAAAAGAGAAAGTATACACCTACGAGAATGTGAATGTAAGTAATATGTGTGAGACaggtatatacatgtgtgtgtgtgtatatatgtgttgtCTATGACGGTTGCTGTGAAGAGACGTCATCCTTCACTTCTTCAAGCAACATATACGCGTCTGAAACTTAAGTTTGCGAGGTGTTCATAATTCCTTGACATCAAAGTTAAGGTCTCTGAAgttagggcttcctgtagacaACCAGGAAGAGTATCGAgttagggcttcctgtagacaCCCCCAGAAAGAGTATGGTGCAAGGGCTTCCTGTAGACGCCCGTGAAGAGTTTGGtgttagggcttcctgtagacgCCCATGAAGTGTATCGAGTTAAGGCTTCCTGTAGACACCCCCAGAAAGAGTATGGTGCAAGGGCTTCCTGTAGACGCCCATGAAGAGTTTGGtgttagggcttcctgtagacgcccatgaagtgtatggtgttagggcttcctgtagacgcccatgaagtgtatggtgttagggcttcctgtagacgcccatgaagagtatggtgttagggcttcctgtagacgcccatgaagagtatggtgttagggcttcctgtagacgCCCATGAAGAGTATGGTGTTAGTGTGGTTGTCCCTGATGAAGAAGACGAAGGGGCGGTCACACCTGAACACTCTGGGTTGAGGGCCCCGATCGATAAAGATGAGTGTGGAAGCAGCAGCCTCGGAGCCTTCCTCGTTCACCTCCACCACGGCCTTGTGGATGACGGTCTTCACACTCAGGTTGGTTCCCCGGACATAGTTGGTGAGATCACTGCGGATCGAGAACAGGTCTTCGATCCCCAGAGCTTCTAGGGCCTGTCAGGAAGATAGGAAGCgtagtgaacactaagaacaTGTCAGAAGGGTAACTTTTTctgtcacctaacctaacctaacctaacctaacctaacctataaagataggttaggttaggtagggttggttaggtttggtcatatatctatgttaattttaactccaataaaaaaaaattgacctcatatataatgaaatgggtagctttatcatttcataaataaaaaattagagaaaatatattaattcaggaaaatttggcttattaggcaaatcgggccttgcatagtaggctgagaagtgcgttctggctattaggtacgacatatatatatatatatatatatatatatatatatatatatatatatatatatatatatatatatatatacatatatatatatatatatatacatatatatatacatatacatattatatatatatatatatatatatatatataattacattaatgtacatttgttttgattttccatttatatttcaATTGCGTCTACTATAGGAGCATTCTAGTGTATCAAATACATGCATGCTTCTACGGTACCCCTAGATACGTTTCCAGTGCTGTTAGATACACAAGCTTTGCTGTACCAGATAGATcacgaactgcacctcacgtcgctggaagacaggacagtttggagagacatgatcaccaacatacaaaattttcaggggaagaAAAAGGGTTGACAATGAtgcattatttaacatgggtggtacacgctCAAGGAGACACAGTTGaagcgagtacccaaatgagccacagagacattaggaagaactttttcagtgtcagggaagttagtaaatggaatgcactaggaagtgatgtggtggaggctgactccatacacagtttcaaatgcagatatgatagagccaagtaggctcaggaatctgtacaccagttgatatacagttgagagtcgggaccgaagagccaaaaaCTCAAATTTGTACAcccctcacctatatgtactcaaagaatgcaaataagtgagtacacacacacacacacacacactcacacacacacacacacacacacacacacacacacacacacacacacacacacacacacacacacacacacacacacaaacaatgtaCACATATGCACACATAAGAAATTGTGCACATAAGAATGTAcacataagaaattccaggaggtcttcactttagagtaaggagaaattccagagataagagagggaatagttaaccaggaaccactgaaaaagtttgagattaccagtgggtaagtaaggaagtgtttactagagatggatgtgacaaaggctataggcccagatggaatctccccttggatactaaaggaaggagcagaagcattgtgcctgccactctctatggtatatagcaaatcactggcaacagggggaacTGTCATAAATtgtgaaagcagctaatgtagtcccgatatacaagaaaggggatagacaggaggcactgaactacaggccagtgtccctaacctgcataccatggatGCTGATGGGGAAGAATgcgtgaagaaagctagtggaacatctggagcgaaagaactttgtaacacagcatcaacatggtttcagggatcgcAAGTCCTACCTCACAGGGTTAATGGAATTCTACGACCTggaaacaaaaataaggcaataaagagaagggtgggcagactgcatatttttggattgccagaatgcctttgacacagtgacacacaagaggctggtgaaaaagctggagaggcaggctggagtgaaagggaaggtactccattggataagggagtacctaagcaacagaagacaacgagtcactgtgaggggcgaagtctaagattggcgagacgtcacacgtggagtcccgcaggagtcagtccatggacctatactgtttctgatatatgtaaatgatctcccagagggtatagaatcgtttctctcaatgtttgctgacgatgcaaaaattatgaggagaattgaaacagaggatgatagtaggagactacaagatgaccaacACAGACTGAATGAActctccaacaaatggctgctaaagttcaacccgagtaaatgcaaagtaatgcaactaggcggtggaaacaggaggccagacacaggatacataaTAGGAGATAAAGTGCttcgtgaaacggacagagagaaagatctaggagttgatatcacacaaaacctgtctcctgaagcccacataaaaagaattacgtctgcggcatatgcgaggctggctaacattcgaacagccttcaggaacctgtgtaaggaatcattcagaatcttgtgtaccacatatgtaagaccaatcctggtatatgcggccccagtatggagcccgtaccttgacaagcacaagacgaagctgtaaaaagttcagaggtatgccacgagactagtcccaaaactaagaggcatgagtcacgaggaaaggctgcgggaaatgcacctcacgacactggaagacagaggagtaaaaggagacatgatcacaacctacaaaatcctcaggggaattgacagggtagataaggataaactgtttaacatgggtggtacgcgaataaggggacacagatggagactgagtacccaaatgagccacagggacgttagaaagaaatttttccaGTGTCCGGGTAGTTAAAAGATGGAATGTCAATGTAAGTATAGTATGCTCATGTAAAATGTCTGTGTAAGTATAATATGGTCATGTAAAGtgtctgttggacgcggctgctcgcagcctgacgtatgagtcacagtctggttgaccaggtattctttggaggtgcttatctagttctctcttgaacactgtgagggtcggtcagttatgccccttatgtgtagtggaagcgtgttgaacagtctcgggcctcagaTGTTGATTGAGTTCTGCCTCAGAGTatttgttgcacctctgctcttcaacgggagtattctgcacatcctgccatgcctcctggtcttatgtggtgttatttttgtgtgcaggtttgggaccagcccctctactattttccacgtgtaaattattatgtatctca encodes the following:
- the LOC138364334 gene encoding MARCKS-related protein-like; its protein translation is MVSLQTRVTATLSHTPGTRSSEKSSGFSDSRNSATQASRSSTVQGRTEGTTTGAPAATGTPPDDCREPRRRASFLKVTTRPRPAPASSPPPAPEDTTPHCGEPPGREGTGGTPETQAPAPAGTCTSATTNRGDNDSSGAAPSTPEDPQSLKSPTLAQAVDERLERLASAGYRQSRKQIRKQIQKHGHH